One genomic window of Coregonus clupeaformis isolate EN_2021a chromosome 12, ASM2061545v1, whole genome shotgun sequence includes the following:
- the oxtra gene encoding oxytocin receptor, translating into MESTILNEQDFWPFNKSLRNSTLGNGTTWGNQTNPLKRNDEVAKVEVTVLALVLFLALAGNLCVLVGIHTTKHTQSRMYYFMKHLSIADLVVAIFQVLPQLIWDITFRFYGPDILCRLVKYLQIVGMFASTYMLVLMSIDRCLAICQPLRSLHKRKDRFYVIISWVLSLLFSSPQMYIFSLKDVGAGVYDCWGDFVEPWGAKAYITWISLTIYIIPVAILSLCYGLISFKIWQNFRMKTKRDQCISLTPKTSKGHALARVSSVKLISKAKITTVKMTFVIVLAYIVCWTPFFTVQMWTAWDAAAPREALPFIISMLLASLNSCCNPWIYMCFAGHLFSDLRQNFVCCSARYLKSSQCQCERDHDSSRKSNSSTYVIKSTSSQRSITQTSTT; encoded by the exons ATGGAAAGTACCATATTAAATGAGCAGGACTTTTGGCCATTCAACAAATCCTTGAGGAACTCAACCCTTGGCAACGGGACCACCTGGGGGAACCAGACTAACCCCCTGAAACGGAATGACGAGGTGGCTAAAGTGGAGGTGACCGTGCTCGCCCTGGTCCTGTTCCTGGCCCTGGCTGGGAACCTGTGCGTTCTGGTGGGCATCCACACCACCAAGCACACCCAGTCCCGAATGTACTACTTCATGAAACACCTCAGCATCGCGGATCTGGTGGTGGCTATATTTCAGGTCCTGCCACAACTTATCTGGGACATTACTTTCCGTTTCTATGGACCCGATATCCTGTGCAGGTTGGTGAAATACCTTCAGATCGTTGGGATGTTCGCCTCTACCTATATGCTTGTTTTGATGTCCATAGACAGGTGCTTGGCGATTTGTCAGCCGCTTCGGTCTCTGCACAAGAGAAAGGACCGCTTCTATGTGATTATATCCTGGGTCCTCAGCCTATTGTTCAGCAGCCCACAGATGTACATATTTTCTCTGAAGGACGTTGGAGCTGGAGTGTATGACTGTTGGGGCGATTTCGTGGAACCCTGGGGTGCCAAAGCGTATATAACTTGGATTAGCCTTACCATCTACATCATACCAGTGGCCATACTGAGCCTTTGTTATGGGCTAATAAGCTTTAAGATATGGCAAAACTTTAGAATGAAAACCAAGAGGGACCAGTGCATAAGCCTCACCCCGAAGACTTCGAAAGGCCATGCGCTCGCCCGGGTGAGCAGTGTAAAGCTCATCTCCAAAGCGAAGATAACCACCGTTAAAATGACATTTGTCATAGTCCTGGCGTATATTGTTTGCTGGACACCTTTCTTCACCGTGCAGATGTGGACGGCTTGGGATGCAGCGGCGCCCCGGGAAG CCTTGCCCTTCATCATCTCCATGCTGCTGGCCAGTCTGAACAGCTGCTGTAACCCGTGGATCTACATGTGCTTTGCGGGCCACCTGTTCTCAGACCTGAGGCAGAACTTTGTGTGCTGCTCGGCCCGCTACCTCAAGTCCTCCCAGTGCCAGTGCGAGCGTGACCACGACTCCAGCCGCAAGAGCAACTCCTCAACCTACGTCATCAAGAGCACCAGCAGCCAGAGGAGCATCACACAGACCTCCACCACATGA